A window from Suncus etruscus isolate mSunEtr1 chromosome 18, mSunEtr1.pri.cur, whole genome shotgun sequence encodes these proteins:
- the LOC125995921 gene encoding olfactory receptor 14J1-like, whose product MYSLALTGNILIVIVTSMDDSLNSPMYFFLKHLSFLDICSISGTVPRFIVNSFLHRGNISYWECFFQCFVFTLCASAEMSMLTVMSYDRYVAICLPLHYDTVMNVRTCVHGVIGVWVSGTISGVMHTVATFSIHFCGPRVIHQFFCDVPQILKLSCSSDFMNEVNVTIFTTLLAFLCFIFIVFSYTNIFSSVLRMPSAEGRAKAFSTCLPHLAVVILFLSTGAFEYFKPHSGSPTAFDMFLTMMYTVFPPTFNPMIYSLRNKAIKTAVKKVIKRKKAHWG is encoded by the coding sequence ATGTATTCATTGGCTTTAACTGGAAACATCCTCATTGTCATCGTGACTTCCATGGATGATAGTCTCAACTCTCCCATGTATTTCTTCCTGAAGCATCTCTCTTTTTTGGATATCTGTTCTATTTCTGGGACTGTACCACGATTTATTGTCAACTCATTCTTGCATAGAGGCAACATTTCCTACTGGGAATGCTTTTTTCAGTGCTTTGTTTTCACTCTCTGTGCTTCTGCTGAGATGTCCATGCTCACAGTGATGTcctatgaccgctatgtggccatTTGCCTTCCACTGCACTATGACACAGTAATGAATGTCAGAACCTGTGTCCACGGAGTCATCGGAGTCTGGGTCAGTGGGACCATTTCTGGAGTCATGCATACAGTAGCAACATTTTCCATCCATTTCTGTGGACCCAGGGTCATTCACCAATTCTTCTGTGATGTCCCCCAGATCTTGAAACTCTCCTGCTCCAGTGATTTTATGAACGAGGTCAATGTCACCATTTTTACAACTTTGTTggcatttctttgttttatctttattgtaTTCTCCTACACAAACATATTTTCCTCTGTACTGAGGATGCCATCAGCAGAAGGCAGAGCCAAGGCCTTTTCCACTTGCCTCCCCCACCTCGCTGTTgtcatattatttctttctacAGGTGCCTTTGAGTATTTCAAACCTCATTCTGGATCTCCAACTGCTTTTGACATGTTTCTTACAATGATGTATACAGTATTTCCCCCAACTTTCAATCCAATGATCTATAGTCTGAGAAATAAAGCCATCAAGACAGCtgtaaaaaaagtaattaagagaaAGAAAGCTCATTGGGGCTAA